Part of the Vigna angularis cultivar LongXiaoDou No.4 chromosome 1, ASM1680809v1, whole genome shotgun sequence genome, TCTGTAATTGAATACACTTTTTGCTTTCAATGGAAACCGATATATATGGATTGTACTCTCAACTAACATTGTGTTGTTTTGTCTTGGCAGAATGTGATTTCAATACCAAAGCAATTGGAACAttttaaagaatacaaaaagaGGTTAGAGGGTATGCTTGGTGAGCGAAAAACCGAACATCATATGAACAGTGCTTTCTTTTTCATCAGCGCGGGTACAAATGACTacgttattaattatttttctgtgCCGATACGAAGAAACTATACTCCATTAACCTATGGACAGTTCTTGCTTCAGCATGTTAAAGATTTCATACAGGTTTGAATCTGATACATACACACTTTTGTTTcattcaatatttatatataaaaggttCAACTTTGGATAAAAagttgtgaaaaataaaatgcgCAGCTGCTTGCATTAAATTTGCTACAGTCGATAATTAGTTCGGAGACTACATATACTATTTAGCGAATGCCCCAACTAGACCACTTTAtggaaaacaataataaaaaagaaaaatcttgaaCAACTTCATCCAGCATTTAATGAAAGTTGCTAAAAAAACCTATTCTTTTATAATCGGTGTTTGTCTATTTTaccatttttcattattttatgtAAATCCTCAGATAACTTCCTTTtctatatttcaaataaatttcaacACTTACCCCATAATTTCATTATGGCACTCAATATTCAACAAGATGggattctttttttataaaataaaaaataaaaggtcgGTAATTAGTATTTAGTAGTTATAATGTTGATAAGGCAGATCAGAAAAACAAGAAAGCGTCAAGCATGCTAAtccaacaaaaaaattgaaatcatcACAAATTTCACAGCCCAGATTGATAGAGAGAAAGTTATATAGTTACTactttcatttaattaaaacaagtgCTCACTAACTTAAACTAAGTAGATTGTTTTTGGTTTTAGGAAAATCTCATTTTCCAATGAATGATTATATTACCCTATACTATCAATGTGGATTcacttttaatatgttttaatgtGAAACCAACACATAACAACATCATGAAATTTATGTTTagaataaataagtaattaacaCAAGTTGGTGTGATTATAGAATTTATGGAAAGAAGGTGCAAGAAAAATAGCTTTGGTTGGACTACCTCCAATGGGGTGCTTACCGATCGTGATCACATTGAATTCCCATAATGTGATTTTCGAGCGTGGTTGTGTAGACAAGTATTCAGCTGTTGCGAGACATTACAATATGATGCTTCAACATGAATTGTTCTTAATGCAACTAAACTTCTCCAATGTTCCTCTGGGTGCCAAAATCTCGTACATCGACATATATGAACCCTTGAACAATATGATCCAATCGCATGAAAATTTTGGTTAGATAAATCTAAACCCTTGATTTGGTCATCATTTCACCGTACTATTACCTAAATAGATAAGCTtatataagtaattaattaagtttcttGTATGTGTGTTATGTGTTTTGTTGGTAGGTTTTGATGAAGTTGATCATGGTTGCTGTGGAAGCGGTTACATCGAAACAACCTTTATGTGTAATGGGTTTTCATTCGTGTGCTCTGATCCATCAAAGTTTGTCTTCTGGGATTCAATACACCCTACGGAAAAGGCATACTTTCGCCTATTTATGGTAGCTCGTCCCAACATCGATGCCCTAATTAACGCCTAGAATCGATTCCTCtcgtttatatattatatacactTGTTAATTCTATTTGCTTAGTGTTggaaatttagaataaaaagtCTTGTTTGTACCAAACTAAAAGGGCTTTatggaaaatagaaaaataacaagttttttcttatttgtataaAAACACCCTTGTTTTTCTTGCATCTTCCTAGTTTTAGTACTATATATACTCTTATAATTTTGATTCCCTCGTAAATTCTTAAGTTAACGTTACTTATTATGATTATCGATtagttaacttaaaaaattgtcATCAAGATTGTTTCGGTTATGGCGCCGAGTCACCAAACTCCTTCACAATTTGCCTTCGTGTTGTCCGGTCTCGTTCCAAGCTCCGCTGCCTTGCTCTTCTGTCCGGGAAGGAACCTGTCAAAGATCCtctgatgccaaagtcagtGTATGAACCGTTCGGCAATTCAAtaaaacagtaataaatgtgcagtaaatgcaacctaccTACCACTCACCTTtgacctatatttatagttttcgtcATGGGCTTAGGATTAGTGAAAAATTAATCACGGTCCAATTTTAGCCCAATAGCTCTAATTGTTACTTACCTTGATCATGGTCTTAATGACCCAGATAAGCTTACGACCGGTCTTGGTAGCACCGTCTTGTTAGGTTGATCTTACGTGGTCTTCCTTGGACCGTCCGGTCCGtatggtacacaagccccccaagccctacTGCACGCAGTGGACGTTGGGTTGAAAGCTAACTATGTTGGTTGTAGGTATGGGAGTTCCTTTTACGGACCGTTCGTCTTTGGCCGAGGATTTATGCTGGTGAGTGCGCCATGTGACTACCGGTTTCAAGCTGTGGAAATCCTGCTGCCCTCCCACTTTCGAAAATGGGTTTGGGCGGGAAAACACGTGTCATGCGTGTGATGGTGGGAGCTGAGGCGTCTTCGCATCCGGACCGTTGATCGTGGGAGTTTTTTTGACGGTAAAGATGCATTGACGGTTACAAaatttttcctataaataggagGGTAGGAACGCTGTCATTTtcactctttcttctttttcttccgtCTTCAGAGTATTCTTTTTccctcaggtaataaatggcAGTCGTCCATGTTGAGTCTTCTTTGGAGTCGTCGGGCAGAAGCGATGGGGGATCGATGGGCGGTGATGGCGAGCGTGGTTCTTATCCGAGCTCAGTGTCGTCCTCCTTTCTGGAAGAGTCCGACCGATCATTGGGGTTAAGCTCTCCTGTAAATAATAAGGATCGGTCGCCAGAGCCTAACTCCCCCATGTGTGCGGATAAGAGGATTATCTTCGGGATACCCATCAATCTTCTCAAGGGTGGTATCCCTGTAGATGACATGCCCGCAGATCCGGTTGGCAATGTGACCGCTATCCCGGGGTCTGACTAGGCACCGCACGATGCTAGTTTGTTCGCATCGGAGTATGACACTAAGAAAGCGCTGACGTGGAGAATCGGTCGGCTCTATATTGTTAGAGACATAAAGGATTCCCGACTGATACGGGCGGGAGTGAGCAGGAGGAATGAGCGGGTTTATCATGGGAAGGGGTCAAGGTCGGACGATTTTTTCGATCAACTTTGCGTTCGGGTACCTTTTACCATGTTTCAAATGGCCGTTCTCAGGGAATTGAACATTGCCCCAGCACAACTACATCCAAATGCTTGGGCGGTCGTCCAGGCGTTTATGGCGATGTGTTCGGCCATAGGGATAACCCCGACGATCCcgattttctttcattatttcgACGTTCGCCCACTCCCTAAAGGTGGTTGGATTTCTTTGACATCTGTCAAAGATAGGACCCTTTTCCGTCCGTATTCTGACTCATACAAGAATTTCAAGAATCAATTCTTCAAAATCATTATTGACGAGGCCGGCTGTCATGAGTTTCATGATGCGGCAGGAAATCCCTTGTTCCCCTTTTATTGGACAAGGAACCCCAAGAAAATAAAGGCATATCCAATTGGTGTACTAAACCCAGTTGACTTGGAAGCCGTTTGAACCATCAACACTCTCTCCTGCCGTCTTTCTGCCCGCGGCTTAGTCGAATGCCTTCGTCATGAGGATTGTGAACGAAAGGCGTTTGGTATGGTATTTTATTTTCGGTTTGTCTTTTTTAATAAGTCGATGTTAACTTAGCTgaatttttgtgtgtttgtcAAATATCATGTCTGCTCCTCCTCCCCGCAAATCCAACTTCATGGCTTCGAGGAAAGGAGTCGTTGCTAGCTCCTCGAGCGGCCCGGAACAGGTTGCCCCGACCGCCCTCCGTCCACCCACCATCAAACGTGCCTCCTCTTCCAGCCGGATACCAGTTGTTCCTCCGGTTGGCTCCAAGGCTTCCCTAGTTGCTACTATTGTGGTTCCTCCGGACGTCGCTGTTGCTGCGGGAAACGAACCCCCCAGAACCCTTCGATTGTATTCCTAGACCCATCATCTGAAGCGGCCACCACCTTTGTCCAACCCCTCGTCAAGAAGAGGAAGGGGCACAAAGAGGGGGAAAGACCTACCTCCAAGAAGGGGCATAAAGAGAAAGAGGGATCCTCCTCCCGGTCTGCTTCCAAGAAGGGACGCAAAGGGAAAAAAGGGTCATACTCCCGGCCGCTTCCGGATGGGATTTTTAGCCCTGCGTTCAACATAAGTGAATGAACAAACTTTCACATGAGTTCTACACATCGGGCGTTGATCGAGCCATCGTAGAAGCCGGAGCTAACCAATGCGATGCTGGAGATGTCTACCCGGGCGGCTTCTTTAGCTTGGTATCTTCGGGAATATGCTGATCAGAGAGGTGTTGAGCATGTTTGGGCCGAGCTTCTTGCCGAGAAGCAGATTTCTGATGATCTTCGGGCGGCCATGGAGGAGGTGCTTTCGGCTCAGGATGAGTTGGATAAGAAAAATGACGAGCTTTAAGTCGAGCTCGATGAGGCCAAGGAGAAACTAATTGAGACAACCGATCGTCTTCGTGATGCTCGGGCGAACTATGATCGGCTAGTGGGTGAGTGTGGGCAGCTAAAGGTGGTAGTTGTCCgtcaaaagaaaatggaaagCGGACTTCTCCAGAAGAACCAAGCATTGGAGGACGACTAGGCGAAAGCCAAAGAGAAGATATCCGAGCTGGAGGCGGGTATCGTGTTCGAGCACGAGGAGGGTTTTAACAAAGCTCTCTGCCAAGCGTCCGTCCTCATGGGGGTGAAGGAGTCGTTTGCCTTGGGTTTCGACATAGAGAAAGATGTGTTCGATGGGGTCTTGGTCCCACTCGAGTCCCCGGCCGCCGAGGAGACGCAACCGGAGTTGGAGAATCCTCCGAACGCTGAGGCCACGGAGAAAGAGGTTGAGCTTGAAGATGATGAGGCCGAAGAGGTTAACGACGCTACGGGCAATGATGACGGCCGTTTGGCCGACTAgggtttttagttttatgttaggggttttgttttttgttttatttttttatgtaatcatACGTGTGGCCCGGCGGCCAACATCATAATGTGTTTTAGGTTTTGGCTTTACCGACCCACTACTGACTTTTTGTATACCCCCATAT contains:
- the LOC108327289 gene encoding GDSL esterase/lipase At5g45960 encodes the protein MQASFSHSFLSKIFLLLILSCFVATIEASKKQVSAMYVFGDSTVDPGNNNFIDSAFRSNFPPYGRDFVNQVPTGRFTNGKLGTDFIASYLGLKDLLPPYLDPNLSDKEIVTGVSFASAGSGFDPLTPTLGNVISIPKQLEHFKEYKKRLEGMLGERKTEHHMNSAFFFISAGTNDYVINYFSVPIRRNYTPLTYGQFLLQHVKDFIQNLWKEGARKIALVGLPPMGCLPIVITLNSHNVIFERGCVDKYSAVARHYNMMLQHELFLMQLNFSNVPLGAKISYIDIYEPLNNMIQSHENFGFDEVDHGCCGSGYIETTFMCNGFSFVCSDPSKFVFWDSIHPTEKAYFRLFMVARPNIDALINA